A region of Perognathus longimembris pacificus isolate PPM17 chromosome 19, ASM2315922v1, whole genome shotgun sequence DNA encodes the following proteins:
- the Smim15 gene encoding small integral membrane protein 15: MFDVKAWAEYVVEWAAKDPYGFLTTVILALTPLFLASAVLSWKLAKMIEAREKEQKKKQKRQENIAKAKRLKKD; the protein is encoded by the coding sequence ATGTTTGACGTAAAGGCTTGGGCGGAGTATGTTGTGGAATGGGCTGCAAAGGACCCTTATGGTTTCCTTACAACAGTTATTTTGGCTCTCACCCCACTGTTCCTAGCAAGTGCTGTACTATCCTGGAAATTGGCTAAGATGATTGAAGCCAGAGagaaggagcaaaaaaagaaacaaaaacggcAAGAAAATATTGCAAAAGCTAAACGACTAAAAAAGGATTGA